One window of Mediterraneibacter butyricigenes genomic DNA carries:
- the purF gene encoding amidophosphoribosyltransferase — MSEFERIETGLGEECGVFGAYDMDGGDVASSVYYGLFALQHRGQESCGIAVTDTYGKRKVLQKKGLGQIKDVFDEEELDKLKGNLGVGHVRYSTAGATRQENAQPLVINYVKGTLAIAHNGNLVNAIELREELAYTGAIFQTTIDSEVIAYLVARERLNVGKAEDAVKNAMKKIKGAYALVVSSPRKMIGARDPFGLKPLCIGKRDNTYFLASESCAIAAVGAEFVRDVLPGEIVSFTKHGVTSDKSMMISPDKQARCIFEYIYFARTDSRIDGVDVYHARLVAGKALAKSYPVEADLVVGVPDSGLVAAMGYSEESGIPYGMAFHKNSYVGRTFIKPRQKDRESSVKIKLNVISEVVKGKRIVMVDDSIVRGTTCANIIKMLKKAGATEVHVRISSPPFLHPCYFGTDVPSNDQLIAHSHTTQEICEMIGADSLGYMEVSKLKDMVGDMGFCDACFTGNYPMEVPDGDISMAFEEL; from the coding sequence ATGAGCGAATTTGAGAGAATCGAGACAGGACTGGGCGAGGAATGTGGAGTATTTGGAGCCTATGATATGGACGGAGGAGATGTAGCAAGCTCCGTATATTATGGGCTTTTTGCGTTACAGCACCGCGGACAGGAAAGCTGCGGAATCGCGGTGACAGATACTTACGGGAAACGGAAAGTACTTCAGAAAAAAGGCCTGGGACAGATCAAAGATGTATTTGATGAAGAAGAACTGGATAAGCTAAAGGGAAATCTTGGAGTCGGTCATGTCCGTTACTCTACGGCAGGTGCGACAAGACAGGAAAATGCCCAGCCTCTGGTAATTAACTATGTAAAGGGAACCCTGGCAATCGCCCACAACGGAAATCTGGTCAATGCCATTGAACTTCGGGAAGAACTGGCATATACCGGAGCCATTTTCCAGACGACCATTGACTCGGAGGTCATTGCCTATCTGGTGGCAAGAGAGCGTCTGAATGTGGGCAAGGCAGAAGATGCCGTAAAAAATGCCATGAAAAAGATCAAGGGGGCTTATGCACTGGTGGTGAGCAGCCCGAGAAAGATGATCGGAGCAAGGGATCCGTTTGGCTTGAAACCATTGTGCATCGGAAAACGGGACAATACTTATTTCCTGGCATCGGAGAGCTGTGCGATCGCAGCAGTGGGTGCGGAATTTGTACGCGATGTCCTTCCGGGTGAGATCGTAAGCTTTACGAAACATGGAGTGACTTCTGACAAGTCCATGATGATTTCACCGGACAAACAGGCGCGGTGCATTTTTGAATATATTTATTTTGCGAGAACCGACAGCCGGATTGACGGAGTGGATGTCTATCATGCCCGCCTGGTAGCGGGAAAAGCGCTGGCAAAATCCTATCCGGTGGAGGCAGATCTGGTGGTAGGTGTGCCGGATTCCGGTCTGGTAGCGGCTATGGGGTATTCGGAGGAATCCGGGATCCCGTACGGAATGGCTTTCCACAAAAACAGTTACGTGGGAAGAACCTTTATCAAGCCAAGACAAAAGGACAGAGAGTCCAGTGTGAAGATCAAACTGAATGTAATCAGTGAGGTCGTAAAAGGAAAAAGAATTGTTATGGTAGATGACTCTATCGTAAGAGGCACAACCTGTGCTAATATAATAAAGATGTTAAAGAAAGCCGGAGCAACTGAAGTACATGTCAGAATCAGTTCCCCACCGTTTTTACATCCCTGTTATTTTGGAACGGATGTTCCGTCCAACGATCAGCTGATCGCACATTCTCATACAACCCAAGAGATCTGCGAGATGATCGGTGCGGACTCTCTGGGATATATGGAAGTTTCAAAACTAAAGGATATGGTCGGTGATATGGGATTCTGTGATGCATGTTTTACCGGAAATTATCCGATGGAAGTCCCGGACGGAGACATCAGTATGGCTTTTGAAGAATTATAA
- a CDS encoding amino acid ABC transporter permease — protein MKMDIMALVSQLAGGMLVSVEIFFCTLLFSLPLGLLIAFGRMSKFKPLSLLTKVYISVMRGTPLMLQLMVVYFGPYYIFGITISPTYRLTAVLIGFAINYAAYFAEIYRGGIESIPKGQYEAAKILGYNKVQTFFRIIFPQVVKIILPSVTNEVITLVKDTSLAFVLAVAEMFTLAKQIAAAQTSMVPFIAAAIFYYVFNLIVAVAMEMLEKKLDYYK, from the coding sequence ATGAAAATGGATATTATGGCACTTGTTTCACAACTGGCCGGCGGTATGCTGGTTTCAGTCGAGATCTTTTTCTGTACGCTGCTTTTCTCTCTGCCCCTGGGATTATTGATAGCGTTTGGAAGAATGTCAAAATTTAAGCCCTTAAGTCTTTTGACGAAGGTGTATATTTCGGTGATGAGAGGTACGCCTCTTATGCTTCAGTTGATGGTGGTGTATTTCGGCCCTTATTATATTTTCGGGATCACGATTTCCCCGACCTATCGTCTGACAGCGGTTCTGATCGGATTTGCGATCAACTATGCGGCGTATTTTGCAGAGATCTATCGTGGAGGAATTGAATCCATTCCGAAGGGACAGTATGAGGCTGCAAAGATTCTGGGGTATAATAAAGTACAGACTTTTTTCAGAATCATTTTCCCGCAGGTGGTAAAGATCATCCTGCCATCTGTCACCAATGAGGTCATCACGTTGGTAAAAGATACGTCTCTGGCATTTGTACTGGCAGTTGCGGAAATGTTTACCCTGGCAAAACAGATTGCGGCAGCTCAGACTTCTATGGTGCCTTTTATTGCGGCAGCTATTTTCTATTATGTATTCAATCTGATCGTGGCAGTTGCAATGGAAATGCTTGAGAAGAAACTGGATTATTATAAGTAG
- the purC gene encoding phosphoribosylaminoimidazolesuccinocarboxamide synthase — translation MEKLEQLYEGKAKKVFATEDPDIVIVDYKDDATAFNGEKKGTIVGKGVINNRMTNFLFQILEKEGVPTHFVEELSDRETAVKKVEIVPLEVIVRNVVAGSFAARMGLEEGTKLVAPTLEFSYKDDALGDPLINSYHAIGIGASTREEIDKITEYTFKINEVLKKFFAEAGIELIDFKIEFGRYHGEVILADEISPDTCRLWDINTHEKLDKDRFRRDLGNVEDAYQEVFRRIGIK, via the coding sequence ATGGAAAAGTTAGAGCAGCTTTATGAAGGAAAAGCAAAAAAGGTATTTGCAACAGAGGATCCTGATATTGTAATCGTAGATTATAAAGATGATGCAACCGCTTTCAACGGAGAGAAAAAAGGAACGATTGTGGGCAAAGGTGTGATCAATAACCGTATGACCAATTTTCTGTTCCAGATTCTGGAAAAGGAAGGCGTTCCGACTCATTTTGTAGAAGAATTAAGCGACCGTGAGACCGCAGTAAAGAAAGTAGAGATTGTTCCGCTGGAAGTAATCGTGAGAAATGTGGTTGCAGGAAGCTTTGCGGCACGTATGGGTCTGGAAGAGGGAACCAAGTTAGTTGCTCCGACTTTGGAATTCAGCTATAAAGATGATGCATTGGGCGATCCGCTGATCAACTCTTATCATGCGATCGGAATCGGTGCATCCACAAGAGAAGAAATCGATAAGATCACAGAATATACCTTTAAGATCAATGAAGTGTTAAAGAAATTCTTTGCGGAAGCAGGAATTGAACTGATCGATTTTAAGATTGAATTCGGAAGATATCATGGGGAAGTAATCCTGGCAGATGAGATCTCACCGGATACCTGCCGTCTGTGGGATATCAACACCCATGAAAAACTGGATAAAGACCGGTTCCGTCGTGATCTTGGAAATGTAGAAGATGCATACCAGGAGGTATTTCGCAGAATCGGAATCAAATAA